GCATGACCCGAGTGTTATCAACGTCCGGCACATGCATGGACAACCGATCACGCGCCAGATTCTCGATACGCGATGGCGTGGACCAGGTACTCTCTTCCAGCAACAGTCGACTCCAGGTGGCCTGCAACTGATCGTGACGACGCTCCATGTGCTGTAACCGCGAGTACTGTACTCGGGTCAGGTGAGCACTGGCGATGGCTGCCAGCGCACTGAGCACGACCGCCAATAACAACACGCCAATTACGACATGACCGGTTCTGAACCGAAAATGGAATGGCCAGCGCCCCCAGCGAGAGCCGGAGCGTCGATTACGAGAAGAGACAGCAGATCGAGCCGAGCGTTCGGTCATGATCGCTCCGTCTCCAGTTTGCGTGCGACTCGCATGACAGCACTGCGCGCGCGTGGATTTTCCGCGACTTCTTCCTCATTCGGATAACGGGCTCGCCCAACCGGCTCGAGACGACGGTCAAGCTGATCCTCACGCAAGGGCAGCCCCCGTGGCAGATGGGCATCGCCCCTGGACTGGTCACGGATGAAGCGCTTGACCAGCCGATCTTCCAGCGAATGAAAACTGATGACCACCAGATGACCACCAGGCGCCAGCGCTTCGAGCGCTGCTGTCAGCGCTTGCTCAAGCTGTCCCAACTCATCATTGATGTGAATACGAATGGCCTGAAAGGCCCGGGTAGCCGGATGACGCCCCTTCTCCCAGGCAGGATGCGCTGCCTTGAGCAGCTCCGCCAATTCAACGGTTCGGGTAATGGGAGATTGCTGACGTCGCTCAACCACCGCCCTTGCCAGTCGCCGGGCAAAACGCTCTTCCCCGAGGCGTTTGAAAACATCGGCAATCTCTCGCTCACCGGCACGCCCCAGCCACTGCGCGGCGCTTTCGCCGCTATCCGGATCCATGCGCATATCCAGCGGTCCATCGCGCATGAAGCTGAAACCACGACTGCCGTCATCAAGCTGTGGTGACGAGACACCGATATCCAGCAGGACACCGGCCAGCTTCCCGTGAACGTCATGACGGCGAGCTGCCTCTGTCAACTGAGCAAAGGAAGTACGTTCAATGACAAAGCGGGCGTCATCAATATCGGCTGCGGCTGCACAGGCCTCGGGGTCGCGATCGAGCGCCAGCAGACGCCCTTCGGAAGCCAGGCGGGAGAGGATGGCACGACTGTGGCCACCACGACCAAAGGTGCCATCAAGATAGGCGCCGCGAGGGTCATGAATCAGCGCATCCACCGCACCTTCAAGCAGGACACTGGCATGCGCGCGTGCCTGGTCGGCGCGTGGCTGTCGGGACATGAACGACTCGCGAGCTGTAAAAACGTAATGCCTGTAAATAGGTGGGAGTCGGCCTGTAAGCCGGGTTCTGTCAAGAACAGTCATTCCTCTGGGACATTCGTCACCGAATGCCTCAAGCAACCTACCCGAACCCGGTGCGGGCCACACCATGGGGTTCCTATTCGGTCTTGCTCCGGATGGGGTTTACCTTGCCACGACCTGTTACCAGGCGCGCGGTGCGCTCTTACCGCACCCTTTCACCCTTGCCGTCAGCGCTGTGCGCTGCTTGGGCGGTCTACTCTCTGCTGCACTTTCCGTCGGCTCGCGCCGCCCAGGGGTTACCTGGCATCCTGCCCTGTGGAGCCCGGACTTTCCTCCCCCGAATTCAGAAGAATTCGGCAGCGACTGTCCGGCCAACTCCCAGGCGCGCAAGAATATCAGTGCCTGCACGCCTGTCCAAGAGGATAACCCATTTTATTACGCCGCCTCACAAGCGGGCTGCAATAATTACAGAATGTCACACACTACCTTCGCGTAGCGTCAGCACTCGCTGATACCACTCCCCCTTGCGCCCTCCCATCAATCGGGAGGCGATGGCCGCCGCCTGTTTGCTGCCCACGCCTTCATCCAGCAGGGTCATCAGCAGTTGCTCCGCTTCCAGTGAAGCGTGCTCCTCATGTTTCCTTTCCGGGGCCGGCGCCACCATGACCACGAACTCACCCCGAGTCTGATTGTCATCGGACGCCATATGCTGCTGGAGCTGAAAAGCGCTTCCGACAAGAAAGGTTTCAAAGGTCTTGGTCAGCTCACGCGCCACAACCACCTCTCGCTCGCCGAAGATTGCCGCAATATCTTCCAGCAGCGCCACAATCCGATGGGGTGCCTCATAAAAGACCAGTGTGGCGGTCATGCCGGACAGCGCATTCAAGCGGTTGCGCCGCGTGCCGGAACGTGCCGGCAGAAAGCCCTCGAAAAGAAAGCGATCCGTCGGCAGGCCCGCGGCAGATAGTGCTGTTACCAACGCACATGGCCCGGGTATTGGCACCACTCGCAAACCGGCATCACGCAGGGCACGTACCACCCGATATCCCGGATCGGAGATCAGGGGCGTACCGGCATCACTGATCAGAGCCACTTGCTGACCAGCAGCCACAATCTCCCTGAGCTTTTCGACGCGCGCTGCTTCATTGTGGTCATGCAACGACATCAGACTCACCTGCAGTCCCAGATGGGAGAGCAGCCGCGAGCTATGCCGCGTATCCTCGGCAGCGACAAGATCCACCTGTCCGAGTACCTCGACCGCACGCGCAGAAAGATCATCGAGGTTACCAATCGGTGTGGCAACCACGTACAATGCGCCCTCACCAGGTTCAGACATGGTTGGCTTCCCGAGTTGAAGTGACTGAAAAAGAGCCTGATGGCAACGGACGTATCAGGATGCGCCCGAGACGAACCGACCCTGTCCGCGCTTGTGTGGTCAGGACAGGACGGCGGCCCCGCCGCCAAGGACAAGGCAGACAAGGGGAAACGACCCATGCGCACCTCGCTGCGACGCCTGGCCGGCGTCATGCTGGCAACCCTGCTGCTGGCCGGTTGCGCCAGCACCTCCTCGATCGTGGATCGTTTCAATGGACCATCGGCTGACACGCTTCTTCAGCAGGCACGCCAGCAACAGGGTGCTCAGGCTGCTGCCACTCGGCTACAGGCGGCGCAGATTCTAGCACGCCAGGGCGATAACGCGCAGGCGTTGCGCGTGGCCAACGAGCTTGATCGGCAACAGCTCGATAACAGCAAGCGCATTGAGTGGGCACTACTCACTTCCCGTATCGCTCTTGATCAGGAAGATCCGGGCAGCGCTCTGAAGGCGACATCACTGCTGGATGAGATCGGTTCTGCCATCAATGTTGATGATCGCAATACGCTACGTCAGCGACGCGGTCTGGCGCAGGCCATGCAGGGCGATGCCCGCTCGGCGGCCATGACACTGATCAGACTTCAGCAGGACACCGACAATACAGCGCTCAACGATACCATCTGGCAGCAGCTCTCTCGTCTGGATGCACGCCAGCTTGGCGAACTGGCCGAACAGGGCGGCCCGCTGGCCCGAGGCTGGGTCGAATTGGCTCAGCTACGACGCAGTCGCAGTGGCGATATCGCGGGACTGTTCAATGCGATCCAGCAATGGCAACAGGCCAATGCCAGCCATCCTGCCGCTCGTCGTCTGCCGACCGACCTGACCCAGCTACAGTCACTGAAAGGCAGGGAGATTCATCAGGTTGCCGTTTTCCTTCCACGCAGCGGTCCGCTTTCCACCGTTGCCAACGCACTGCGCGAAGGCATGGAAGCACGTGCCGCAACGGCGCGCACCGAAGGCGAACAGGTGCCAGAACTCTCCTTTTACGACAGTGCCAGCGCCAATCTTCAATCACTCTACGGCAAGGCTATGATGGATGGCGCTCAGGTCGTGATCGGCCCACTCGACAAGAGCAAGGTGTCACAGCTGGAGACCCGTAGCGACGTGCCGATTCAGACCCTGGCACTGAACTATGGCACCCATGATCACAACACGGCTTCCGGGCTCTACGAATATGGTCTATCGGCCGAAGACGAGGCGCGTCAGGCAGCTCATCAGGCACGTCTCGACGGTCACTCACAGGCCGGCATCATGGTGCCGGATAATGACTGGGGCT
This DNA window, taken from Kushneria phosphatilytica, encodes the following:
- the rsmH gene encoding 16S rRNA (cytosine(1402)-N(4))-methyltransferase RsmH, with product MSRQPRADQARAHASVLLEGAVDALIHDPRGAYLDGTFGRGGHSRAILSRLASEGRLLALDRDPEACAAAADIDDARFVIERTSFAQLTEAARRHDVHGKLAGVLLDIGVSSPQLDDGSRGFSFMRDGPLDMRMDPDSGESAAQWLGRAGEREIADVFKRLGEERFARRLARAVVERRQQSPITRTVELAELLKAAHPAWEKGRHPATRAFQAIRIHINDELGQLEQALTAALEALAPGGHLVVISFHSLEDRLVKRFIRDQSRGDAHLPRGLPLREDQLDRRLEPVGRARYPNEEEVAENPRARSAVMRVARKLETERS
- the ftsL gene encoding cell division protein FtsL — protein: MTERSARSAVSSRNRRSGSRWGRWPFHFRFRTGHVVIGVLLLAVVLSALAAIASAHLTRVQYSRLQHMERRHDQLQATWSRLLLEESTWSTPSRIENLARDRLSMHVPDVDNTRVMRP
- the rsmI gene encoding 16S rRNA (cytidine(1402)-2'-O)-methyltransferase is translated as MSEPGEGALYVVATPIGNLDDLSARAVEVLGQVDLVAAEDTRHSSRLLSHLGLQVSLMSLHDHNEAARVEKLREIVAAGQQVALISDAGTPLISDPGYRVVRALRDAGLRVVPIPGPCALVTALSAAGLPTDRFLFEGFLPARSGTRRNRLNALSGMTATLVFYEAPHRIVALLEDIAAIFGEREVVVARELTKTFETFLVGSAFQLQQHMASDDNQTRGEFVVMVAPAPERKHEEHASLEAEQLLMTLLDEGVGSKQAAAIASRLMGGRKGEWYQRVLTLREGSV
- a CDS encoding penicillin-binding protein activator; its protein translation is MRTSLRRLAGVMLATLLLAGCASTSSIVDRFNGPSADTLLQQARQQQGAQAAATRLQAAQILARQGDNAQALRVANELDRQQLDNSKRIEWALLTSRIALDQEDPGSALKATSLLDEIGSAINVDDRNTLRQRRGLAQAMQGDARSAAMTLIRLQQDTDNTALNDTIWQQLSRLDARQLGELAEQGGPLARGWVELAQLRRSRSGDIAGLFNAIQQWQQANASHPAARRLPTDLTQLQSLKGREIHQVAVFLPRSGPLSTVANALREGMEARAATARTEGEQVPELSFYDSASANLQSLYGKAMMDGAQVVIGPLDKSKVSQLETRSDVPIQTLALNYGTHDHNTASGLYEYGLSAEDEARQAAHQARLDGHSQAGIMVPDNDWGSRVLDAFRQQWQQEGGQIASIVNYDPKGSVASSTRTLLKSGQSKPDMLFLLALPDYARQIPPTLKYLYAGDLPVYATSHAYAGTPQPRLDSDLDGVKFVDIPWQIPDVAAGGADAVPFATTRQQLLQGNENNPGLLKLHAMGVDAFELARRLPIFSATSNNVMQGATGKLSPRDDGRIIRTLPWAVFRNGEPGLPGLSGLSPDTAR